Genomic segment of Ranitomeya imitator isolate aRanImi1 chromosome 6, aRanImi1.pri, whole genome shotgun sequence:
ccaatccactcagtgaagaccctcgttctgtgacaaaaaaaaaaaaaataataaaccaacaatatacttaccttccacagatctgtaaagtccaacgatgtaaatccttctgaaggggttaaaacattttgcagccaggagctttgctaatgcaatgctactcgctgcaaaaccccggggaatgagtctaaatatagatcaatgagctatatttagcttcatttgcggtgaggcgccctctgctggctgttcatagatcgtgggaactttccttgaaagcctgGGAAGCctgttacagatctgtggaaggtaagtatattgttggtttattattattttttttgtcacagaacgagggtcttcactgagtggattgggcgttaaataaaaaattacaacaacctttgtttttatttcattaaaataatttttaataatgtgtgtgtgtatttttttaaccctttctttcaattggattaataatggataggtgtcataattgacgcctctccattattaattaggcttaacgtcaccttacaattgcaaggtggcattaacccttcattaccccatatcccaccgctacacgggaatgggaagagagtggccaagtgccagaataggcgcatcttccagatgtgccttttctggggtggctgggggcaggtgtttttagccaggggggggccaataaccatggaccctctccaggctattaatatctgccctcagtcactggctttactactctggcggagaaaattgtgcgggggcccacgccaattttttctgccatttaacccttaaatataatagctagaacgcccaaattttgcatatacacactactaacattagtagtgtggaatatgcaaaaaaaatggtgatatgagatggtttactgtatgtaaaccaggtctcatatcatgtcgggtttgcgaaggagaaagcaaaagccggtaattgaattaccagctttaaagctatctagcgctgcattatatatatatatatatatatatatatatatatatatatatatatatatatatatatatatatatatatacacacctattctatgtgtatatatctactctaatctaacctgtcactgtgattttactgtactctgcgctgaattaccggcttttcaaaggagacccgttcgtaaaaatcggacagcaatacggatgtcatacggatgttgcaataaaaaaaaataaaaaaaatcgtatgacactcgcatgactcgcatggcactcgcagacgttacatcagttttttcggtccgtaaatcggaccgtttttttctcacacaagtggaaaggggcccttattctgatttcatgtcagatattgagaaaacattcatatttgtctttttatatagtgtatgtaaacttctggtttcaactatatATACGCAAAAGCAATGATGAATCAGCCCAAGTGTTTATTTTAGGTTTGTGCAAGAGATAGAGATATGTCTATCCATGTAAGGAACATAAGTATATAAAAGTGGTACAATGAAAGTAAATATATACATACACTTAAAAATGCATTATACAGTGCAGAAGTGACATTACAGTGAAAAAAAAGAACatatataaaaaacagaaaatacagCCGTGGTACAAAATGATGCTTTATGTGCGTAGAGTTGAATGTGTTATGGGATATGTGATGACAATGTATAAAGTGCACAATAGTAAAATGTGTCACATCCCAGGCCAGAAAGCAGGTGTAATTTTTTGCTTCCCCAGACAATAAGGCACCCTGGCAAAGCTTTATCTTCCTATTGTAATAAGGATGTATACCTGCCAAATCTGATCTAGGCACAAGCCACTTTGAGAAGGGCTCCCATTAACTTCTCAATAACATCACCACCCTGCAGACTGGCCGGGTCACACGCTGCGTGACACCGGAAGTATTTGTTACAGTGAGCCCATGGAGCGTCAGAATGAGGCACCATAGGCTTTAATTGTAAAATCGGCTTCTGGCTCATGCATAGAATGATCCGACTAGTCGGAAATGCGGTGATGTCAGAAGAACAGCGCTGGACACAAGAGAAAGCAGCGGTAGGCGAGTATATTAACACAGACACTTAATAAATAAGAAAGTTAATGGAAGTGCCTCTTTAACTAGACTTATTTTTAGGTGGAAGGGTAACAATTAACATTTTATTGCAACAGATTATTTAATTACAGTTTAGTGGATCAGAGAAAAATAGAGCGATTTGGTGACAGTTTATAGAGGTGACGCCAGGAGACACCATCAGCGGCAGATTTCACGTTGATAGCAGCAGCACCACATCCAGCAGGATAGCCACGCTGTAAAGAAATAAGTCAATTTTACCAGAATGGAATCCGTGCAGCAATATGTAATGGTGACACGGTCGTGTCAGAAAGGTTGGGAGGGGGTGGGGATAAACAGAACTTTATAAAAATCAGACACCATATGTTTTCTTGTAATGCTACATACATTTAGACTGGAGACTCACTAGCAATACAGTGTGCTCCGGAGCCGAGGGCCAGTGCTCTCATTTTCTCATGAGAAAATTTAAATTTCTCAATCTCCTCCATTGTCGGAATCGCACTGCACTAATGTGatgtccgagtgcagtgcgatgtttcacacgcacccagagACTTATATGGGTGCCTGCAATCCAAATCTTGCATACAGTCACAGCATgctgtgtttttgttttctttatccATCCGGagcaggggaaaaaaaacaaaaaacaacaaaacacacacacacacacactccttcaTGCTCCTCCTCTgtttagatcagtgttccccaactccgctcctcgagagccaccaacaggtcatgttttcaggatttccttagtattgcacaggtgatggaattattgcctgtgcagatgatgcaattatcacctgtgcaatactaaggaaatcctgaaaacatgacctgttggtggctcttgaggaccggagttggggaacactggcttaGATCCTTCTAATGCTTGGAAGAGTTGGTCCCTTCAGCTGAAAAGCGCTAGTATGAATGATTCCTAATAACAAGCAGCGTTTGTCAGCTGAAGAGCCGTCAATCCAAAGATTCGGAGAGGAGAGCAGTCCCATCTGAGCCTGTGTGGACAGACGGCTGTCGCTCTGACAGCTAGCCCCACCAACAACGTGCTCTCCTCATTTTGACTGGTCCCAGATCGAAAGTAGCAGAGCTGGCACAACAACAGCTGAATATAGGACCCACGCAGAAGCAGCACAGGtaataaagtatattagaaaaaatgATTGTTAGGAACAGTTAGAACATAAGAGGGGGTGAAATAGTAATGGAAaaccccttaaaaaataaaaaagtaaagtacACACTTACAGTGCACCATGGAATATCCAAAAAAGTCTCGACAGTGGCATCTTGGCCCATGCTTATAAGTGAGAAAAGATAATGCCTACTTCACCCcaactgaagtaaaaaaaaaaattaaaaatacaggaaACCCATAAAATCTGGTGTGAACAGAGCCATGAACTGTAAAGTACACAAATAACTGAATTACAATGTTTGTTGTCGCAAGTCCCATAATGTGACGTCTTAGGAGAAAAACAAGGCCTACACGAGCGGCACTGTAGCTTTATCTTCAGCAATGAAGGACACTGAGCTACAAGTCAAGtgcaatattattaatattattgttcAGGAAGCAAAGTGGATACATAAAGTTAAATACTCAGATcatagaagaaaagaaaaaaaaaaaaaaaaaaaagaaccaaaaaCGCAATTCTAGAAAACTTCTATAAAAGCACACAATCTTAACCTTGTTTTTAGTTGTCAGATGATGTGGTCCCCTTACTTTTTCTCCCCGGCAAGGGGAAGGAGGATTTGCATTGGAGCTGATTAAGTTTGTTGGCCAAGAATGTGAAAGGTTCAATCaaggtctttctgtctgtaactgaAACTTCCCAGAGTCGCACTTTTTCACCTCTTGCCCAGTGCAGCGCCATTTCTGTATCTACTTGTCTGTATTCTGCAAGGTCCATCTTATTACCCAAAACAACAAGGGCcatcttacaaaaaaaaaaaaaaaaaaaagtcagcaaaaTTACAGTACACGTCTAACTTTGTAAAGTGAAGACAGAGCTATCTTTGCCAGTCATCCAAGGTGTATTCTGTACTTGTATACAACACCTCACCGATCTGTAAAACGCAACCCTCCAATGTGAACAGTGGAGGACACAAAGTCTCCTGCTCTAGCGATTGTGAGGTTCATAGTCATTAAAAATACCGCTTTATATATTTTCTGTACAGAAAACAGCTTCATTTTTAAATACCATAAGCCTTGCAGCATTggggtcctgggatcaaatccaaccaaggacaacatttgtaaGAGTTGACTTAATGGTagaaaatttagattgtgagccccgatggagACAGTGAGGTCTTTAAAGCGTTGTGGAACATGATGGCACTATACAAGTGAGGAAAATAAATCTACACTGAAAGATATATCTTCAAGGGTCATTATACTTTCAAATGTGAATcactattttaaaaaataaataaatattagttTGACATACCCCTGGAAAGAAAGAAATTCTATATAAATTATATATCACTGATTACAAGGTGTCTTGGCCTTTCTGTATAGTGGAGCAGAGGGGGATACAAGAAGTGGGAATGGGTCTCTGGCACTTAAACTGCATACAGGAAGAACAGAGGCAACGGTGAGTGAGGCGCTTGCTgggggtgcaaaaaaaaaaaaaaaaggaggaaaggaGTCCCAAATCCTGTAGTGCAGGCAGAATGCAGATGAAAAGAAATAGCCTGCTACAAGATAGATTAAGGGGAATAAATTATAtccgtgagatatataattagtgctgtGTGTGGCTTACTGTAAAGTGTATTAAACCTAAtaagtgggaaaaaaataaaatagttttcccctcctcccccacattttgTTGGGTAACCaacagcaaacaaatcagacagcgcgGATATCGGGCAGGGAAGGTCAATGGTTATTGGGGACTTCCgatcctaaaaataccagcccgcagctcccCAGAAGTGGAGCATCACATGCGAGGCTTCAATTCTGACACTTTGCTTTTGCTCTTCCCGACTGCCCTGGTGCAGTCACAATCATCCATTTACCCCATATCTTTACACATCTTATAACACCTAAAAATCTGTCATTTCTATTCCAGTACATGTCACAGACGGAAAGACGACTGGCATGTCTACTGTTTGTGTGAAACATGTGCGtaaccccatagattataatgggtgtgtGGGTATGCGAGTCTCCGGCACGTGTGAAAACCGACGCCACACGTACTGGAAACATGGATGTGTGAAGGAGaccttagagaaatctgcttctttccccAGTTCTCCTCCTGAACCTATCATCCACTCTGAGAACAGCTCAACGCCATCTTCCTTaaaataaggcctcattcacatggcaGTTTTTTTGCTTCCGAGTGCGGTACGTCCTTTTCACAGATAATCGTGAAAGTGTGAACAGTCCTGTAGACTTAGTGGTCAGTGCAAAATCAGAGAGACATGTCCGATATTAacaacacaagtctatgggtctgtgaaggaaagggggggggggcaaaggAAAGCACTCAAATGCCATCCGGGTGCTGTCTGTTATTCACAAATTGTTAAACAGGAGGGGGAAGGTCACAATCTTTATTTTTCTCCTCCTatgtatgggaaaaaaaaaacaaaacaagaacacAGGACCAAACTATgcggtctgaatgagccctaagggaACGCCAACACAGTGAGGCTAGGTTCACACTCATACTTGTGCACCACACAACTAACACCATTCATTCATTTACCTCTTTTTTATCCCGGAAACGTTCTATATCTCTTTTAAGATGCTCAACCATTCTGAAGGATTCCAGGCTGTCCACACTGTAGACCAGGATAAAGCCATCCGCAATAGAGAAGTAATGCGCCGGCAGCTCCGTGCCTTCCTGAAGTCCCTGTGTGTCATAAAGGCGCAGCTGCTCCTTCACACCACGCTCGGTTTCCACTGAAGCAATATATACATCTTCCAAGGTTTCAATACTTTCCTGTCCTGTGACAAGCCAAAAATGATATCTcccatgaaaacaaaaaaacatttcacagttaaagggacacggtcacctgaatttggagggaacaatcttcagccatggaggcggggtttttgggtgtttgattcaccctttccttacccgctggctgcatgctggctgcaatattggattgaggttcattctctgtccttcatagtacacgcctgcgctgtgcaagattgctttgtgcaggcgtgtactacggaggacagagaatgaacttcaatccaatattgcagccagcaggtaaggaaagggtgaatcaaacacccaaaaaccccgcctccagggctgaagattgttccctccaaattcaggtgatagtgtccctttaagatgAACTGAACAGATATATACAGTCAGGGAGAGGACTGGAAACAACAGCCAATAAacaaaataaagttgcactctgtagcgctagAGCATGCAAACATGAAGTATATGACATTTTAATTGCATTACTGTTCTAGAAAATTTCAAAGATTGTGAATACTTAGCGCATAGTGcattgaccaattcatgtgtacctggcagtccCGATAAGGCGATTTTCTTTGCTGGGAACCCACCTAATGCGAATCCTCTCTTAGGCTGAAGCCTACAtctatatgggaaggtaggatcctgctcagtagcatagctaccggggagaAGAGGGGGCGGTAGCCCCAGGCCCCACGCCGAGGGAACCCACCCGGAgctgctatgctactgtaactgcatcggttacattctgcagcagggagaattgatctccctgctctgctgcctggCCGCTAcacgggccctgagcaggcaggggagcccggtgccagcagtgggccccccgcccatcatcgcaggttaaactgtatcggcatctagcagatacagctgaccgcattgatgagagggaGCATTATGCTTCCTCTCCCAGCATCCCCCTCTCTTAGCATCTGACGTCACCGACACTTGCAGGGGCTGTGATGACGTCACTAGCTGGCGCCCGCAGTCTGGAGAAGTGCAGGCGCTCAGAGCAGtggaggaaccaggaggaagagagaggggtattgcatttattttttttatgggggtGCATCATGTTACAGAGGCTGCCTATAGTGGATGCAATAtactgtactgttgtgaattctgctcttgggttccctccagtggttgtaggtgggaatgcagttgtctctgactcgcagtcctggccaggtgtatcggatgattacaattctgactgggatatttaggtgtgcaggatcctttagcccttgccagttgtcaatgttccttgtgaagtgttggatcactttctggcttctcctgcttgctgccaaattcagcaaagataagtgttttgtttttgtatctgtggcacactgctgtgtgcttgtttcagttttattcctgctctgtttgtaggattcactggagttgcagatcttttagttagatgtaggaagtttttgtatattctgctgaccgcacagaactctgtcctatcctgtcctatctagctagagtggcctcctgtgctaaatcctgtttttctgcctgtgtatgtttttttcctctccgactcaccgccaatatttgtggggggctgtctatcctttggggattttctctgaggcaagatagtattccaatttccatctttaggggtatttagtcctccggctgtgactaggtgtctaggtgtgttaggtacactccacggctacttctagttgcggtgttaagttcaggattgcggtcagtatagtgaccactttctccagtgaaagttctcatgcagctccaaggtcaccggatcataacactgtacaggctgcctatgggggtgcaatatactatacaagctgcctatggcgatgcaatatactatacaggctgcctaaggattaatattattatacatttttatagcacctttaattccatggcgctttacatgtgaatacgggcaaatataggaaaatacattaaacatgagcaaataaggcacacaaggagggaggaccctgcccgcgagagctcacagtctgcaggggatggatgatgaaacactaggagagggtagggcaggttgtgtggcagttcagtaagttcaggatcactgcaggctgtaggcttgtcggaaaaggtgagtcttcaggttctttttgaaggtttctatggtaggcgagagtctgatgtgttgggttagagagttccagagtatgggggaagcacgggagaagtcttgaatgtggttgtgggaagaagaaatgagaggggagtagaggaggtcttgagaggatcggaggttgcgtgtaggtaggtaccgggagaccatgtcacagatgtatggaggagacaggttgtggatggctttgtatgtcattgtgagggttttgaactggagtctctgggcaataagaagccagtgaagggcttgacataggggagaggctggggagtagcggGGTGACAGgtaaattagtcaggcagcagagtgtaggatggattggagtggtgccagagtgctagaggggagtcaagagagtaggaggttgcagtagtcgaggcgggagatgataagggcatgcactagcatttttgtggtgtcgcggtcaaggaaagcacggatccaggaaataattttgagttggagacagcaggaggaggcaagggcttggatatgtggcttgaaagagagggcagagtcgaggat
This window contains:
- the NKIRAS1 gene encoding NF-kappa-B inhibitor-interacting Ras-like protein 1 — translated: MGKGSRIVVCGQAGVGKTAILEQVLYGKHIIGQESIETLEDVYIASVETERGVKEQLRLYDTQGLQEGTELPAHYFSIADGFILVYSVDSLESFRMVEHLKRDIERFRDKKEMALVVLGNKMDLAEYRQVDTEMALHWARGEKVRLWEVSVTDRKTLIEPFTFLANKLNQLQCKSSFPLPGRKSKGTTSSDN